One window of the Xiphophorus hellerii strain 12219 chromosome 15, Xiphophorus_hellerii-4.1, whole genome shotgun sequence genome contains the following:
- the plg gene encoding plasminogen produces MDLCKAALLIGGFICSVGGTEVDGYSKTEGAWVLSLNKRQYMVNNVAECAAKCEAETSFTCKAFAYVEKDQECWTAAANSKTELVLRRQSSALYEKKKYLLECINGNGADYRGTKDRTKTGKLCQRWDAKLPHRPNFSPQTHPLNDLDSNFCRNPDSDSQGPWCYTTDPDTRWEHCNVSSCTEDCIVCSGENYRGKTSTTENGFTCQRWDSQKPQNHGYNPSTLPEKYLEENYCRNPDGDPRPWCFTTSPSKRWDFCSIPRCTSEPPTIVPQTTCITGEGQAYRGTISVTETGKTCQSWSAQTPHKHNRTPENYPCKGLDNNYCRNPDNERRPWCYTTDSETRWEYCSVPRCGDAPDPAEGVVPPEGDDCYDGNGSSYRGITSQTISGKKCQWWSSQTPQKHSKTPESFPSADLKRNLCRNPDGDRAPWCYTTDPAVRWEYCNIEKCSPKPVGAPSPTPAQTDCKIGNGVTYRGPTSITLVGVTCQAWSAQSPHQHNSFTPTSHPDKGLEGNSCRNPDNDVNGPWCYTTDRNKKWDHCQIPDCAGMECGTPVNRPKRCFGRIVGGCVSKPHSWPWQISLRTSSGIHFCGGTLIHPQWVLTAAHCLERSKRPSAYQVVLGIHRETATESSKQIRQLEKLVLGPNGADIALLKLQSPAVINDKVLPACLPEKDYIVPSGTECYVTGWGETQGTGGAGTLKEAGFPVIENKKCNQPSYLNGRVREHEMCAGNIDGGVDSCQGDSGGPLVCYEQNKYVLQGVTSWGLGCANAMKPGVYARVSKFVDWIDQTIKANSNVPA; encoded by the exons ATGGACTTATGCAAGGCAGCTCTTCTCATTGGAGGCTTCATCTGCTCtg tTGGTGGAACAGAAGTAGATGGTTACTCCAAAACTGAAGGCGCGTGGGTTCTCTCTCTGAACAAAAGACAGTACATGGTAAACAACGTAGCCGAATGTGCAGCCAAATGCGAAGCTGAAACGTCCTTCACTTGCAA AGCTTTTGCTTATGTGGAGAAGGACCAGGAATGTTGGACGGCAGCAGCAAATTCAAAGACGGAGCTTGTTCTGCGCAGACAGAGCTCCGCTTTATATGAAAAGAAGA AATACCTCCTGGAGTGTATCAATGGAAACGGAGCAGATTACAGAGGAACCaaagacagaacaaaaacaggaaaactgtgTCAAAGATGGGATGCAAAACTTCCACACAGACCCAA TTTCTCTCCACAGACTCATCCCCTCAATGACCTGGACTCAAACTTCTGCAGAAATCCTGATTCGGACTCCCAGGGACCCTGGTGTTACACCACTGACCCAGACACCCGCTGGGAGCATTGCAATGTCTCCAGCTGCACTG AGGACTGCATTGTCTGCAGCGGTGAGAACTACAGAGGAAAAACCTCCACCACTGAAAATGGCTTCACCTGCCAGCGCTGGGACTCCCAGAAACCTCAGAATCACGGCTACAACCCTTCAAC TCTTCCAGAGAAGTACCTGGAGGAGAACTACTGCAGAAACCCAGATGGAGATCCGCGGCCGTGGTGCTTCACCACCAGCCCGTCCAAACGCTGGGATTTCTGCTCCATTCCTCGCTGCA catcgGAGCCTCCCACCATCGTCCCGCAGACGACCTGCATCACCGGCGAGGGTCAAGCGTACCGAGGGACGATCTCCGTCACGGAGACGGGTAAAACCTGCCAGAGCTGGTCGGCTCAGACGCCCCACAAACACAACCGCACACCTGAAAACTACCCCTGCAA AGGTTTAGACAATAATTACTGTCGTAATCCTGACAACGAAAGGAGGCCCTGGTGCTACACCACCGACTCTGAAACTCGCTGGGAGTACTGCAGCGTGCCTCGCTGCGGAGACGCTCCAGATCCAg CTGAAGGCGTGGTTCCTCCAGAAGGAGACGACTGTTACGACGGGAACGGAAGCAGCTACCGGGGAATAACATCACAGACGATCAGTGGGAAAAAATGCCAGTGGTGGAGTTCACAAACTCctcaaaaacacagcaaaactcCAGAGAGTTTCCCTTCAGC gGACTTGAAGAGGAATCTGTGCAGGAACCCTGACGGAGACCGAGCGCCGTGGTGTTACACCACCGACCCCGCAGTCCGCTGGGAATACTGCAACATCGAAAAATGCTCCCCCAAACCCGTAGGAGCGCCGAGCCCAACTCCGGCTCAGACAG ACTGTAAGATTGGAAATGGAGTGACGTACAGAGGCCCGACCTCCATAACGCTGGTGGGCGTGACTTGCCAGGCGTGGAGCGCTCAGAGCCCGCACCAACACAACAGCTTCACGCCAACCAGCCACCCTGATAAAGGTCTGGAGGGAAAT AGCTGCAGAAACCCAGACAACGATGTGAACGGACCGTGGTGCTACACCACTGACAGGAACAAGAAGTGGGATCACTGCCAGATCCCTGATTGTG CTGGAATGGAATGTGGGACGCCGGTAAACAGGCCGAAGCGCTGTTTTGGTCGAATTGTTGGTGGCTGCGTGTCCAAACCTCATTCATGGCCCTGGCAAATCAGCCTCCGAACCAG CTCAGGAATCCATTTTTGTGGTGGGACTCTGATTCACCCACAGTGGGTCCTCACTGCTGCACACTGCCTGGAAAG GTCCAAACGGCCCTCAGCCTACCAGGTAGTCCTGGGAATCCACAGGGAAACAGCTACAGAATCATCCAAACAAATACGGCAGCTGGAGAAACTGGTGCTGGGACCCAATGGAGCGGACATTGCTCTGCTCAAACTGCAGAG ccCAGCTGTTATAAATGACAAAGTGCTTCCTGCTTGTCTGCCTGAAAAGGACTACATTGTTCCCAGTGGAACAGAGTGTTACGTCACTGGTTGGGGTGAGACGCAAG GTACAGGAGGTGCGGGTACGCTGAAGGAAGCTGGATTCCCTGTGATCGAGAACAAGAAATGCAATCAGCCATCTTACCTGAACGGAAGAGTTAGGGAACACGAGATGTGTGCCGGAAACATTGATGGAGGAGTCGACAGCTGCCAG GGTGACAGTGGAGGTCCTCTGGTGTGTTATGAACAGAATAAGTACGTCCTGCAGGGTGTGACATCATGGGGTTTGGGATGCGCCAACGCCATGAAACCTGGAGTCTACGCTCGCGTGTCCAAGTTTGTGGACTGGATCGACCAGACAATAAAGGCCAACTCAAATGTCCCAGCATGA
- the LOC116733865 gene encoding collagen alpha-1(XII) chain-like isoform X2, translated as MDFYKVAFLLGAFICTGLRADQPHNAAGSLCEMSKVDIVMLVDGSESIYSREFHTMKAFISQVVQNLPIGPNQVQIGVTQFSTYSKTELDLNSHDNKQTMLQAIDAMQHMKGLTHMGRGLDHVLKHNFQPSAGMRPDSKKKVVLITDGDSSDWTEIPAQNLKDSGIEIYVIGVGHHVTNRLRTIASEDTENHLYLFSTYQSFYDAAFNISRNLCHDATNLEKQGLQADQTNSTGFPNDD; from the exons ATGGACTTCTACAAGGTAGCATTTCTGTTGGGAGCCTTCATCTGTACTG GGCTACGAGCTGACCAACCGCACAACGCTGCAG gatctCTGTGTGAAATGTCCAAAGTTGACATTGTGATGCTAGTGGACGGTTCTGAGAGTATTTACAGCAGAGAATTTCATACAATGAAAGCATTTATATCCCAGGTAGTTCAGAACCTCCCCATTGGTCCCAACCAAGTGCAAATAG GTGTGACTCAGTTCAGTACCTACAGTAAAACCGAGTTGGACCTGAACAGCCACGATAACAAGCAGACAATGCTGCAGGCCATTGATGCAATGCAACACATGAAAGGACTCACACATATGG GAAGAGGTCTGGATCACGTCCTGAAACACAACTTTCAGCCCAGTGCAGGGATGCGTCCAGACTCAAAAAAGAAAGTCGTTCTGATCACTGATGGAGATTCTTCGGACTGGACAGAAATTCCTGCACAGAATCTGAAAGACAGTGGAATCGAGATCTATGTTATTG GTGTGGGCCATCATGTCACTAACCGACTGAGGACCATTGCTTCTGAAGACACAGAAAATCATTTATATCTTTTTTCAACTTACCAATCATTCTATGATGCTGCCTTCAATATATCCAGAAACCTCTGTCATGATGCTACCAATCTGGAAAAACAAG GGCTGCAAGCTGATCAAACCAACTCAACAG GTTTCCCTAATGACGATTGA
- the LOC116733865 gene encoding collagen alpha-1(XII) chain-like isoform X1: MDFYKVAFLLGAFICTGLRADQPHNAAGSLCEMSKVDIVMLVDGSESIYSREFHTMKAFISQVVQNLPIGPNQVQIGVTQFSTYSKTELDLNSHDNKQTMLQAIDAMQHMKGLTHMGRGLDHVLKHNFQPSAGMRPDSKKKVVLITDGDSSDWTEIPAQNLKDSGIEIYVIGVGHHVTNRLRTIASEDTENHLYLFSTYQSFYDAAFNISRNLCHDATNLEKQGLQADQTNSTGFTGAHRLV; this comes from the exons ATGGACTTCTACAAGGTAGCATTTCTGTTGGGAGCCTTCATCTGTACTG GGCTACGAGCTGACCAACCGCACAACGCTGCAG gatctCTGTGTGAAATGTCCAAAGTTGACATTGTGATGCTAGTGGACGGTTCTGAGAGTATTTACAGCAGAGAATTTCATACAATGAAAGCATTTATATCCCAGGTAGTTCAGAACCTCCCCATTGGTCCCAACCAAGTGCAAATAG GTGTGACTCAGTTCAGTACCTACAGTAAAACCGAGTTGGACCTGAACAGCCACGATAACAAGCAGACAATGCTGCAGGCCATTGATGCAATGCAACACATGAAAGGACTCACACATATGG GAAGAGGTCTGGATCACGTCCTGAAACACAACTTTCAGCCCAGTGCAGGGATGCGTCCAGACTCAAAAAAGAAAGTCGTTCTGATCACTGATGGAGATTCTTCGGACTGGACAGAAATTCCTGCACAGAATCTGAAAGACAGTGGAATCGAGATCTATGTTATTG GTGTGGGCCATCATGTCACTAACCGACTGAGGACCATTGCTTCTGAAGACACAGAAAATCATTTATATCTTTTTTCAACTTACCAATCATTCTATGATGCTGCCTTCAATATATCCAGAAACCTCTGTCATGATGCTACCAATCTGGAAAAACAAG GGCTGCAAGCTGATCAAACCAACTCAACAG gcTTTACTGGAGCGCATAGGTTGGTTTGA
- the LOC116733865 gene encoding collagen alpha-1(XII) chain-like isoform X3, with protein sequence MDFYKVAFLLGAFICTGLRADQPHNAAGVTQFSTYSKTELDLNSHDNKQTMLQAIDAMQHMKGLTHMGRGLDHVLKHNFQPSAGMRPDSKKKVVLITDGDSSDWTEIPAQNLKDSGIEIYVIGVGHHVTNRLRTIASEDTENHLYLFSTYQSFYDAAFNISRNLCHDATNLEKQGLQADQTNSTGFTGAHRLV encoded by the exons ATGGACTTCTACAAGGTAGCATTTCTGTTGGGAGCCTTCATCTGTACTG GGCTACGAGCTGACCAACCGCACAACGCTGCAG GTGTGACTCAGTTCAGTACCTACAGTAAAACCGAGTTGGACCTGAACAGCCACGATAACAAGCAGACAATGCTGCAGGCCATTGATGCAATGCAACACATGAAAGGACTCACACATATGG GAAGAGGTCTGGATCACGTCCTGAAACACAACTTTCAGCCCAGTGCAGGGATGCGTCCAGACTCAAAAAAGAAAGTCGTTCTGATCACTGATGGAGATTCTTCGGACTGGACAGAAATTCCTGCACAGAATCTGAAAGACAGTGGAATCGAGATCTATGTTATTG GTGTGGGCCATCATGTCACTAACCGACTGAGGACCATTGCTTCTGAAGACACAGAAAATCATTTATATCTTTTTTCAACTTACCAATCATTCTATGATGCTGCCTTCAATATATCCAGAAACCTCTGTCATGATGCTACCAATCTGGAAAAACAAG GGCTGCAAGCTGATCAAACCAACTCAACAG gcTTTACTGGAGCGCATAGGTTGGTTTGA